A window of the Rhizobium viscosum genome harbors these coding sequences:
- a CDS encoding DUF2249 domain-containing protein: protein MTDAPATQTAIAHIDVRILPPVERHPRIFGTLNSLTPGQSLHITSDHEPRPLQYQLDTALPGKFSWEYLEQGPDVWRVEITRLDAGCDCCCGSH from the coding sequence ATGACAGACGCGCCAGCCACGCAGACCGCGATTGCGCACATCGATGTGCGGATCCTGCCGCCCGTCGAGCGCCATCCCCGGATCTTCGGCACGCTGAATTCGCTGACGCCGGGCCAGAGCCTCCACATTACCAGCGACCACGAGCCCCGCCCCCTGCAGTACCAACTCGACACCGCCCTACCCGGAAAATTCTCCTGGGAATATCTGGAACAGGGACCGGACGTCTGGCGCGTGGAGATCACCCGCCTCGACGCGGGTTGCGACTGCTGCTGCGGCAGCCACTAG
- a CDS encoding NnrS family protein, translated as MKNTSDAARDLPRGMSRTGPVLFSYGFRPFFLASALWAIASIDLWMAYLSFGVPVASHYGTLYWHAHEMLFGFAPAVLAGFLLTAIPNWTGRLPIAGRPLAVLFAIWCAGRITMLFSGSIGIVLAVAVDSLFLPVMLLVCAREVVAGRKWKDLKVIAGLFILSLANVLFHIEVIEGEGPELAIRFGIGAYVLLVTIVGGRILPSFTRNWINQFGRTDFPVPYNSFDAATIIIGAVVLVLWACAPGSTATCGTAGVAAVLNMIRVVRWHGWTTWPEPILFVLHATFLFVPLGFAAISLQAAGWLPDVAVLHVFAIGTIAMMMLAVMTRATRGHTGRKLKSSRMTNVSYVLLGCIALVRPLAELVPALSTEILAVAALGWTAAFGLFVVEHAPLLWSGRKPLAMKRG; from the coding sequence ATGAAAAACACTTCGGATGCCGCACGAGATCTTCCGCGCGGCATGTCGCGAACCGGACCGGTGCTCTTCTCCTACGGCTTCCGGCCCTTCTTTCTGGCATCGGCGCTCTGGGCCATCGCAAGCATAGACCTATGGATGGCCTATCTCAGCTTCGGCGTCCCTGTCGCATCGCACTACGGGACATTGTATTGGCATGCGCACGAGATGCTCTTCGGTTTCGCGCCCGCGGTTCTGGCCGGCTTCCTGCTGACGGCGATCCCGAACTGGACCGGACGCCTGCCGATCGCCGGCAGGCCGCTGGCGGTGCTGTTTGCGATCTGGTGCGCAGGCCGTATCACCATGCTGTTCAGTGGCTCGATTGGGATCGTCCTGGCCGTCGCCGTCGACAGCCTGTTCCTGCCGGTGATGCTCCTTGTCTGTGCGCGCGAGGTCGTGGCTGGAAGAAAATGGAAGGATTTGAAGGTCATCGCCGGGCTTTTCATCCTTTCGCTTGCCAATGTGCTCTTCCACATCGAGGTCATCGAGGGCGAAGGTCCGGAACTTGCGATACGTTTCGGGATCGGTGCCTACGTGCTGCTCGTGACGATCGTCGGCGGCCGGATTCTGCCGAGCTTCACCCGCAACTGGATCAATCAGTTCGGCCGTACGGACTTTCCGGTGCCGTATAACAGTTTCGATGCGGCAACCATCATTATCGGTGCGGTCGTGCTTGTCCTGTGGGCGTGCGCACCGGGCTCGACGGCAACGTGCGGGACGGCGGGTGTCGCGGCGGTCCTCAACATGATCAGGGTCGTTCGCTGGCATGGCTGGACCACCTGGCCGGAACCCATCCTGTTCGTTCTGCACGCAACCTTCTTATTCGTACCGCTCGGTTTTGCCGCCATCTCACTTCAAGCCGCCGGGTGGCTGCCCGACGTGGCCGTGCTGCATGTCTTTGCGATCGGTACGATTGCAATGATGATGCTTGCCGTGATGACGCGGGCAACGCGCGGCCATACCGGACGGAAACTGAAATCAAGCCGGATGACCAATGTATCTTACGTCCTGCTTGGCTGCATTGCGCTCGTCCGGCCGCTTGCCGAGCTCGTCCCGGCGCTGAGCACCGAGATTCTGGCGGTGGCAGCGCTCGGCTGGACGGCAGCCTTCGGATTATTCGTGGTGGAACATGCGCCGCTCTTGTGGTCGGGACGCAAGCCTCTGGCGATGAAGAGAGGGTGA
- a CDS encoding CbbQ/NirQ/NorQ/GpvN family protein, translated as MTIAFNHPLNPDVEIPHYAPQGNECALFEHAWTRQLPILLKGPTGCGKTRFVQHMAARLGLPLSTVACHDDLTAADLTGRYLLKGGETVWMDGPLTKAVRDGGICYLDEIVEARKDVTVVLHPLTDDRRILPLERTGEVLEAGPGFMVVVSYNPGYQNLMKALKPSTRQRFVSIEFDFLPREREIATVSLESGLAEARVAPLVELARRLRVLKGQDLEEGVSTRLLIYCASLIDAGLPAIDAVRAAIIEPLTDEPDVKAALVEVARAAIG; from the coding sequence ATGACAATAGCCTTCAACCATCCGCTCAATCCAGACGTCGAGATTCCGCACTACGCGCCTCAGGGGAACGAATGCGCACTCTTCGAGCACGCCTGGACGCGACAGCTCCCGATCCTCCTGAAAGGACCGACCGGCTGCGGAAAGACGCGTTTCGTGCAGCACATGGCCGCTCGCCTCGGCCTGCCTTTATCGACAGTCGCCTGCCACGATGACCTCACAGCCGCCGATCTCACCGGCCGCTATCTTCTCAAGGGTGGCGAAACGGTCTGGATGGATGGCCCGCTCACCAAGGCCGTTCGGGACGGCGGCATCTGCTACCTCGATGAGATCGTCGAGGCGCGCAAGGACGTGACGGTGGTTCTCCATCCGTTGACGGACGACCGCCGCATCCTGCCGCTGGAGCGGACCGGCGAAGTCCTGGAAGCCGGTCCCGGATTCATGGTCGTCGTCTCCTATAATCCTGGGTACCAGAACCTGATGAAAGCGCTGAAGCCCAGCACGCGCCAGCGTTTCGTCTCGATCGAATTCGATTTTCTGCCGCGCGAACGGGAGATCGCCACGGTGTCCCTGGAAAGCGGTCTTGCCGAGGCCAGGGTCGCACCGCTCGTCGAGCTTGCCCGGCGCCTGCGCGTGCTCAAGGGCCAGGATCTTGAGGAAGGTGTTTCGACCCGGCTGCTGATCTACTGCGCCTCGCTCATCGACGCCGGCCTGCCAGCAATCGATGCTGTTCGCGCAGCGATCATCGAGCCGCTGACAGACGAACCAGACGTCAAGGCCGCCCTCGTCGAGGTCGCCAGGGCCGCGATCGGATAG
- a CDS encoding DUF2249 domain-containing protein, producing MVQFRELDVRQILRDGGMPFQLIMDTFAGLDPDEGLTLRAIFEPVPLIRQLEKRGYSHVAKRLADDDWEIDFIPNKPIQRSEPAVATTEAVWPEPVWNLDLTDLAPPEPMERILSRLETMENGEVLFALLNREPVFLFNELKARGHEWIGNFDSSGKTYRIMIRTTAGGQNDAGA from the coding sequence ATGGTTCAATTCCGTGAACTCGACGTCCGACAGATCCTGCGCGATGGCGGCATGCCATTCCAGCTCATTATGGACACGTTCGCCGGCCTCGATCCCGATGAGGGTCTGACGCTGCGCGCAATATTCGAGCCCGTCCCTTTGATCCGCCAACTTGAAAAGCGCGGCTATTCACATGTCGCAAAACGTCTGGCTGATGATGACTGGGAAATCGATTTCATCCCGAACAAGCCCATTCAAAGATCGGAACCCGCCGTCGCCACCACGGAAGCAGTCTGGCCCGAGCCGGTGTGGAATCTCGACCTGACCGATCTCGCCCCGCCGGAGCCGATGGAGCGCATTCTCTCCCGGCTGGAGACCATGGAAAACGGCGAGGTTCTGTTTGCCCTTCTCAACCGGGAACCTGTCTTCCTCTTCAACGAATTGAAAGCACGGGGCCACGAATGGATCGGCAATTTCGATTCGTCCGGCAAGACCTACCGGATTATGATCAGGACGACCGCGGGAGGCCAGAACGATGCCGGCGCCTGA
- a CDS encoding nitric oxide reductase activation protein NorD yields MLEFLELEETVGRAWHRLVGDTSSWPHHPAAAVHLAELRPQLAVCFRAFGGDATLQIQKARQKTSMHRLRLRQVIGLGEERSDHPSWDDTALHLPAVIDLFDDRSLNRDLYFWLAAYVATAPSVLSPADPTLADLWRIETGRENSALVIQRFPGMAARYARLTRALLGCRRRGTLPQAERWIEEFAQLALTVPLHHSLPDAVRPKVTTAPAGYLPMLPVPIWPDFRGRSETNSSDRDDLPSDQAGDDQQARPSHEATRKRDADDRKRDPFILNRFEKILAMAEMVNVDRPSDDSEENDPAAAEELEEIALSETRERPKSKFHFDLDLSPEAADPTMIDGEFTYPEWDFRKSQYLADHCRVVVGSPSDKVDQAIVSDAALVRKVRRQFETLRPKRELRRAQLDGDQIDLEAAIRSRIDFIATGQPDDRIYGCARPASHELATSILVDVSLSTDSWVDNRRVLDVEMQALDVLARGLQSCGDRFAIKTFTSRRRDWVRVETIKDFEETFSAETASRIASLRPGYYTRMGAAIRHISRQLESDGARKKLLLILTDGKPNDVDHYEGRFALEDSRKAVMEARTKGQAVFAVTVDRSAGDYLPAIFGRSGFALVSNISKLPSALPAIYRNLTA; encoded by the coding sequence ATGCTGGAATTTCTGGAACTCGAGGAGACGGTAGGCCGCGCCTGGCATCGGCTGGTCGGCGATACCAGTTCATGGCCGCACCACCCTGCTGCGGCCGTTCACCTGGCCGAACTCAGACCGCAGCTTGCCGTCTGCTTCAGGGCCTTCGGCGGGGACGCCACGCTGCAGATTCAGAAGGCACGGCAGAAGACCTCGATGCACAGGCTGCGGCTCAGACAGGTCATCGGCCTCGGCGAGGAGAGATCGGATCATCCGAGCTGGGACGACACGGCGCTCCACCTGCCGGCGGTTATCGATCTTTTCGACGACCGTTCGCTCAATCGGGATCTTTACTTCTGGCTGGCTGCTTATGTAGCGACCGCACCGTCCGTTTTGTCCCCTGCCGATCCGACTCTCGCCGATCTCTGGCGGATCGAAACGGGTCGGGAAAATTCCGCCCTGGTCATCCAGAGATTCCCAGGAATGGCGGCACGCTATGCACGGCTGACACGGGCGCTGCTTGGCTGCCGCAGGCGCGGGACGCTTCCTCAAGCCGAACGGTGGATCGAGGAATTCGCCCAGCTGGCACTCACCGTTCCCTTGCATCATTCCCTTCCCGACGCCGTCCGCCCAAAGGTAACTACTGCCCCTGCCGGCTATCTGCCGATGCTGCCTGTGCCGATCTGGCCGGATTTTAGGGGCCGCAGCGAGACGAACTCGTCAGACCGCGATGACCTTCCGTCGGATCAGGCGGGTGACGACCAACAGGCGCGGCCATCGCATGAGGCAACACGCAAACGCGACGCCGACGACCGCAAGCGCGATCCCTTCATATTGAACCGCTTCGAAAAGATCCTCGCCATGGCGGAAATGGTCAACGTCGATCGCCCAAGCGATGACAGCGAGGAGAACGATCCGGCGGCGGCCGAAGAGCTCGAGGAGATCGCACTCAGCGAAACGCGCGAACGGCCGAAGTCCAAATTTCACTTCGACCTGGACCTCTCCCCGGAAGCCGCCGACCCGACTATGATAGACGGGGAATTCACCTATCCGGAATGGGATTTCCGGAAGAGCCAATACCTTGCCGACCACTGCCGCGTGGTGGTCGGCTCGCCCTCAGACAAGGTGGACCAGGCAATCGTCAGCGACGCCGCTCTCGTGCGCAAGGTCAGGCGTCAGTTCGAGACACTGCGCCCGAAGCGGGAGCTGCGAAGGGCACAACTGGACGGAGATCAGATCGATCTCGAAGCGGCCATCCGCTCCCGCATCGACTTCATCGCAACCGGCCAGCCGGATGATCGCATCTACGGATGCGCACGCCCTGCCAGCCACGAGCTTGCGACCTCAATCCTCGTCGATGTCTCGCTGTCGACGGACTCCTGGGTCGACAATCGCAGGGTTCTCGACGTGGAAATGCAGGCGCTCGACGTCCTTGCCCGTGGCCTGCAATCCTGCGGCGACCGCTTTGCCATCAAGACCTTCACCTCGCGCCGTCGCGATTGGGTTCGCGTCGAGACTATCAAAGATTTCGAAGAAACTTTCTCAGCCGAGACCGCCAGCCGCATTGCCAGCCTCAGACCCGGTTATTACACACGCATGGGAGCGGCCATCCGGCACATATCCAGGCAGCTGGAGAGCGACGGCGCGAGAAAGAAGCTGCTGCTTATTCTGACGGACGGCAAACCCAACGACGTCGATCACTACGAGGGTCGCTTTGCCCTCGAAGACAGCCGCAAGGCAGTCATGGAGGCACGCACGAAGGGACAAGCGGTCTTCGCCGTCACGGTCGACCGCAGCGCCGGCGACTATCTCCCGGCGATCTTCGGCAGATCCGGCTTTGCCCTCGTGTCGAACATCTCGAAATTGCCGAGCGCACTGCCGGCGATCTACCGGAACTTGACGGCATAG
- a CDS encoding DUF6522 family protein has translation MNESSADKGSLFGTETDGSPVVDAIVLAERFGLTPDLLMDHLRRGFVRSRVEIGAGDDVGTRRLSVRIGNRVWIAVVSEDGCVLSEEMRFSGMTPEGTRARHRRR, from the coding sequence ATGAACGAAAGTAGTGCCGACAAGGGAAGCCTGTTTGGAACTGAGACAGACGGTAGTCCCGTCGTCGACGCTATTGTGCTCGCCGAGCGCTTCGGCCTTACGCCCGACCTCCTCATGGATCATCTGCGTCGGGGTTTTGTCCGCTCGAGAGTGGAGATCGGTGCCGGTGACGACGTCGGCACGCGACGTCTTTCGGTCCGCATCGGCAATCGGGTCTGGATTGCTGTTGTCAGCGAGGACGGCTGCGTGCTCAGCGAAGAAATGCGATTTTCGGGCATGACGCCCGAAGGCACGCGCGCCCGACATCGTCGAAGATGA
- a CDS encoding metal-sulfur cluster assembly factor — protein MPAPDVTEEDVRDALREIEDPEMGTSIVDLGLVYEIDVAEPAVVKIKMTTTTRFCPASGYIADAARQRVENIAGVRQAVVDLVYEPAWSPDLISLFDLPKT, from the coding sequence ATGCCGGCGCCTGACGTTACGGAAGAGGACGTACGCGATGCGTTGCGCGAGATAGAAGATCCCGAAATGGGAACGAGTATCGTCGATCTCGGCCTGGTCTACGAAATCGACGTCGCCGAACCTGCTGTCGTGAAGATCAAGATGACCACGACCACCCGCTTCTGTCCGGCGTCGGGCTATATTGCAGACGCGGCACGTCAGCGCGTTGAAAACATTGCCGGCGTAAGACAGGCTGTTGTCGACCTCGTCTACGAGCCAGCCTGGTCGCCGGACCTGATATCGCTCTTCGATCTGCCGAAGACGTGA
- a CDS encoding CBS domain-containing protein has product MKISNCMTTNVQITDPEQTLQDVALMMGRLDTGILPVGENDRLVGMITDRDIAIRGVAEGRGPKTKVRDVMSTDVKYCFEDEDVEDVLHNMGDLRVRRLPVLSRKKRLVGIISLGDLAMKGSAKETGKALGGISQRGGAHSQTAH; this is encoded by the coding sequence ATGAAAATCAGCAATTGCATGACCACAAATGTCCAGATCACTGATCCGGAGCAGACATTGCAGGATGTCGCCTTAATGATGGGACGTCTCGACACAGGGATTCTTCCGGTGGGTGAGAATGACCGGTTGGTCGGCATGATCACCGATCGTGACATCGCCATCCGCGGCGTGGCAGAGGGAAGAGGCCCGAAGACGAAGGTACGGGATGTAATGAGTACCGATGTCAAATACTGCTTCGAGGACGAAGACGTGGAAGACGTTCTTCATAATATGGGCGATCTTCGTGTCCGGCGCTTGCCGGTGCTGAGCCGAAAAAAGCGGCTCGTTGGCATCATCTCGCTTGGCGATCTCGCCATGAAAGGCAGTGCCAAGGAAACAGGCAAGGCGCTGGGTGGCATCTCGCAACGCGGCGGCGCGCATTCGCAGACAGCCCACTAA
- the hemN gene encoding oxygen-independent coproporphyrinogen III oxidase gives MSDTLVAKYGEARLPRYTSYPTAPAFSPVVGPEQYAHGLSEVAASGPVSVYLHVPFCRSMCWYCGCHTTITRQDAPVLEYLDVLSQEIELVSQAARNKVPVKNVHFGGGTPTIMKPDEFSSLMNKLESAFQFTSDCSIAVEIDPRTLSGAMISALGESGVDRASLGVQSFDPVVQKAINRIQSFEQTQAAVTGLRGYGVTSINFDLIYGLPHQTIQSCIETVRTAVELRPERFAVFGYAHVPAFKKHQRLIDEAALPDATQRNEQAEAIAGELESAGYVRVGLDHFALPDDQLAIASLSGTLRRNFQGYTTDECETLIGLGASAIGRLPDGYVQNHVALGRYAEQISSGILATAKGYGLTNEDKFRARVIERLMCDFKVDLAKLGAQCGYDVGFLLERNDRLDSLLSDGVVTVDNGCITVSKEHRFMVRAVAAAFDAYFGSFGRTHSKAA, from the coding sequence ATGTCCGATACTCTGGTCGCCAAATATGGTGAGGCCCGTCTGCCACGTTACACCAGCTATCCGACCGCACCCGCGTTTTCGCCGGTCGTTGGGCCGGAGCAATATGCGCATGGTCTTTCAGAGGTCGCAGCTTCCGGACCCGTCTCCGTCTACCTGCATGTTCCCTTCTGTCGTTCCATGTGCTGGTATTGCGGCTGTCACACGACGATCACGCGTCAGGATGCGCCTGTCCTCGAATATCTCGACGTCTTGAGCCAGGAGATCGAACTCGTATCGCAAGCAGCCCGAAACAAGGTTCCGGTCAAGAACGTTCATTTCGGCGGCGGCACGCCGACGATCATGAAGCCGGACGAATTTTCGAGCCTGATGAACAAGCTCGAGAGTGCGTTCCAGTTTACGAGCGACTGCAGCATTGCGGTGGAAATCGACCCGCGGACGCTGTCGGGCGCAATGATTTCCGCTCTCGGCGAGAGCGGCGTCGACCGCGCAAGTCTCGGCGTCCAGAGCTTCGACCCGGTCGTCCAAAAGGCGATCAACCGGATACAGAGTTTCGAGCAGACGCAGGCGGCCGTAACGGGGCTGCGGGGCTATGGCGTAACAAGCATCAATTTCGACCTCATCTACGGGCTCCCGCATCAGACCATCCAATCCTGCATCGAAACGGTAAGAACGGCTGTCGAGTTGCGGCCGGAACGTTTCGCAGTCTTCGGATATGCGCATGTGCCGGCCTTCAAGAAGCATCAGCGGCTGATCGACGAAGCTGCACTGCCCGATGCAACGCAACGCAACGAGCAGGCCGAGGCGATTGCCGGGGAGCTGGAGAGCGCCGGATATGTTCGTGTCGGCCTCGACCACTTCGCATTGCCCGACGATCAGCTCGCCATTGCCTCGCTCTCGGGTACCCTGCGGCGGAACTTCCAGGGCTACACGACGGACGAATGCGAAACCCTGATCGGCCTCGGCGCCTCGGCAATCGGACGGCTGCCTGATGGCTATGTTCAGAACCATGTCGCTCTTGGGCGCTATGCCGAGCAGATTTCTTCCGGAATCCTCGCGACGGCCAAAGGGTATGGGTTGACCAATGAGGACAAATTTCGCGCCAGAGTGATCGAACGGCTGATGTGCGACTTCAAGGTCGATCTCGCAAAGCTTGGCGCGCAATGCGGCTATGATGTCGGCTTTCTCCTCGAGCGGAACGACCGATTGGACAGTCTCCTGTCGGATGGCGTGGTGACGGTGGACAATGGCTGCATCACCGTCTCGAAGGAGCATCGCTTCATGGTCCGCGCCGTCGCAGCAGCCTTCGACGCCTATTTCGGCTCGTTCGGCCGGACGCACAGCAAGGCGGCATGA